From Flavobacteriales bacterium:
CTCCAGTTTCAGCCCCATCCGCTCCAGAAAATGGATAGCACGTGCCCGGGTAGCTTCGTCATCGCTGGCCTTGAGGTCACTGATCATCCCTCTGGCCTCTTTTCTGGCCTCTATGAGCATTCCGGCAAGCGCTTTCTTGTAACGCACAGTGTCTCCTCGGTGCTTGTCCGGGACTACATTGTCGATATTCTTGATGAATATCATGTCCGCATCCAGCTTGTTCAGATTGTATATCAAGGAACCATGTCCCCCAGGTCGGGTCAGGACCCGCTCTCCGTTCATCAAAGGGCGTCCTTGAAGATCGAAGGGAACCGTATCTGTAAACGGAAGCTGTATGGAAAATTGGAGATCGTAGGTACAATCCAATCGCTCAGCGTAGTCTTTTGCCCAGGCATGCAAACTGCTCTTCACATCCTCTATGTGATCTGGGGATAGAGTGAAGTGCAGGTGGACCTTTCCTCCAGATGAGGCATATTCCACCCCTTCGACCAAGTGTTCTTCAAAAGCCGTACGGACCTCGTCTGGATACCTATGGAAGAGAATGCTTCCTTTGGGTCGGTTGTCCATGTCCAAGCGCTCTGTGCTCAGCAACTGTTCCAGGATCTCTTCCCTAGCAGCTGCGATATCCAAGAGATGAGCAAATGGGATGTCGCTCAATTGCTCGAAAAACAGATCGGAACCAGGGTTGGGTTCTCCGGTCTTCCATTCACTGATCAAGTCCTTGAACATGCGTGTGGCCGCTCCGGATGCGGGTACGAACTTCAGGACGGTCACCTCTTGAGAACGCTGGTCATAGCTCTCTGCGAGAACATCTACTTGGGCAGCGTCCAGCTTGGATATCCCATTCTGGATCGATGCCGATGAAAAGAGATCCACGTAGCGCACTCCCCTTTCTATGAGTCTGCACTGCTCATAGGCCAAGTCCTCTGGCACTCCCGCCTGTATCATGTCCTGAATCAAGGATTCCATCGTAGATTTCATCAAGGCTTGCAAAAGTACTTGCTTATGGATGCTCCCTCAAACTATCGATAGGAATGTGATCGACTACATGCTCTTGATGGCTCTTCATGCAATGTTTTGACATAAAAAGACGTCTATATAAGTGAACACAAACCACAAGATCATGAGATTAATCGAATTCATACAGCGCGCTGAAGAGTGGTTCAATGACCGTTTTGCTTGGTTCTTTACCAACGGGATGAAATCGCTACAAGAAGCTGAACGGAACAATGGAGAAAGCCTCAGAGCTTGATGCAGACATTCTTTGGTTCTGTGAAGAAATCCAAAGCATCGAAGCCACCTTCACGGCCCACGCCTGAGTCTTTGACTCCTCCGAAAGGGGTGCGAAGATCACGCAACAACCAGGTATTGATCCAGACGATACCCGCCTCGATCTCTTGGGCCATACGATGTGCTTTTTGCAAATCGCTGGTCCAAACAGTGGCAGACAATCCGTAGCGTGTGGCATTGGCCGCTTGCAAAGCATCCTCTTCTGTATCGAATGGCATGATCGTGACCACCGGTCCGAAGATCTCTTCTTGATTGGTCCTACAGGATTGGTCCAGACCTTCGATGATCGTTGGGCGCATATACCATCCTTCTGCAAGTTCTCCTGAAAGTCTCACTCGATCCCCTCCAGTCAAGATAGTGCCGCCTTCTTCTTTGGCCAACTCTACATATGCCAATACCTTTTCCAGATGGGCTTTGCTCACCATGGCTCCCATCTTGGATTCTGGATCTACGGGGGGCCCCACCTTCAAAGCTTCGGTGCGTTCTACAAATTCCTTTTTGAATCGCTCATAGATGCCTTTCTGCACGAGGATCCTACTTCCACACAGACAGATCTGTCCTTGGTTTGCAAAGGATGACCGCATGGTGGTCTTGAGCATTTCATCAAAATCACAGTCCTCGAAGATGATATTGGGGTTCTTTCCTCCGAGTTCCAGAGAGAGTTTCTTGAACAGGGGTGCGGCCGTCCGAGCGATCGTTTCGCCTGTACTGGTGCCACCCGTGAAACTGATGGCCTTTACATCGGGATGCCCTGAGAGTACGCCTCCGGTCTTGGCTCCCAGTCCGTGAACGATATTGAGTACCCCAGAAGGCAATCCCGCTTCGATACATATCTGGGAGAATAGATAGGCGCTGTAAGGCGTCACTTCAGAAGGTTTGGCAATCACACAATTACCTGCTGCCAGTGCTGGTGCGATCTTCCATGTGAAGAGATAGAGCGGGAGGTTCCAAGGCGATATACACGCGACAACTCCCAGTGGACTTCGCAAAGTGTAGTTGACAGCATGTCCTTCCATCGCATGTGCTGAAGAGGCATAGTGCAGAATGGCTGTCCCGTAGAAATGCATATTGGAAGCTGCTCGTGGAATATCCACTTTCCGTGCCAACCAAAGGGGCTTGCCATTATCTCTAGACTCTGCCTGGGCCAATTCTTCACTTCTCTCCTCTATCAGCTGAGCGATCCGCAATATGATCCTGCTACGCTCCTGTTTGGGGGTGCTGCTCCATGAGTCATAGGCGGTTTTGGCTGCAGCCACTGCCATTTCTATATCCTCCTCATCCGAATCCGGTATCTGCGAGTACACATTTCCGGTAGCAGGCTCGAAATTATCGAGGTACTTGCCGCCTTTCGGTGGGACCAGTTCTCCATTGATATAATTGGCGATCATCGACTCTTGCATGGGTCAAAGGTATTGTCAATGTGGAGAAATCACCTGTGAATGCAATCCTATCCATGTCCCTTTTTTATCGTGGTGCAAGAAGTCCTTTCCCATTGTCAGTACTTGGTCAAGATGATATATTTGTCCATTGCTCTGCAAGTCAGCACTTAGAATGAGTACCATGAGAAGAATCCTACAGAATGGCCTGATGGCCTTATCGGTCATCGTTCTGGCCTATTCCTGCTACAATGAGGATAATCGAATCGAACCTTCCTGCCAGGATGGAATCCTGAATCAAGAAGAGACGGCCATCGATTGTGGAGGTCCCAATTGTGACCCCTGTCCACCCAGTTGTGATAACGGCATACTGGATTATGTAGATGGATGGCAAGAAGTAGGGATAGACTGTGGTGGGCCATGTGCCGAACTCGGACTACTCTGCTGTGAGAATGGGGTACAGGACACCAATCCTTTTGACCCAACCGTCAGTGAGAACTGGGTGGATTGCAAATTCGATGGTCTCGGACCTGGAGAAGTGGGTTCCAATAGTGATTGCCCCATCTGTCCTACCTGTGAGAACGGAGTGCATGATGACGGGGAGCAGATCACCCTCGGTGGTGTCATCTACTTGACCATCGACTGTGATGAAGATCCAACGACCGAGTGTCCCCCATGTGACCAGCTATGTGATGATGGATTGCTCAATGGACTCGAAGGCCCTTGCATAGATTGCGGTGGAGTATGCCCTACCTGTCAAGCAGCTCACTGTACCAATGGTATCCAGGATCAATTCCCTAACAATCCGACCCAGAGTGAGACGGCCATTGATTGTGGTGGATGTAACTGCCCTCCCTGTGCCCTACTCTGTGGAGATGGTATATTGAATGGGAACGAGATCGCCATAGACTGCGGTGGTATCGATTGTCCTCAATGTGTGGATCCTGTGCTCTGCTCAGACGGAATCCAGAACGGATATGAGACCGGTATCGATTGCTATGACGGAACAGATGGAGCCTCAGCATGTCCTCCCTGTCAGACCCTGTGTAATGATGGTATTCAGAATGGATTCGAGACCGATACCGATTGTGGTGGTCCGGATTGTGGCCCCTGTGGGGATGAGACCACCGGGTATATCACCTATCTCATCGATGGGGAGTTCTATGAAAGCCTCTTTACCTCATTGTCGGCCACCCGTACACCGGCCACACCTCCTACCAGTACGGTCGATCTGATAAACTTCGGTGGAGGGGCCAATCACCCGCTGGCCTTCTTCTTGAAAGATATAGATGAAAGCCCGAACGGCTTCAACACTGGTACCTATGTGATCAACAATACCGACCTCACCGGCACACCTAACACCTGCACGTTCACCGATGTGACTGGTCAGCAGTATACAGCCGAATCCGACCCAGTAGGTATCACAGTAGAGATCACTACCTGTCAATACACTGCCCCTCTTCCTCCGCCCAACGTACAACCCGGTGGATTGCTGGAAGGCACCTTCTCAGGTGTGCTCTTCGATGAGTTCACCGGTGAGAGTGTGATGGTCACTGAAGGGGTCTTCAAACTGAATTTCCAGAATTGATCGAATCGTATCGATGAAATTGAAGAAGGCCTCTTGATCAAGAGGCCTTTTTTCTTTTGATGGCATCCACTACCACCACGAACTCACCTTTGGGCGGATGAGCCTCGAAATGCTCTTGCAGTTGAGCTGGCAATCCTCTTAAGGTCTCTTCATGGATCTTGCTCAGCTCCCTGGATACAGAGACTTTTCTGCCTTCTGATAATACCTCTGACAATTCCTTGAGCAGACGGACTATCCGGTGGGGCGATTCATAGAGGACCACGGTGCGCTGTTCTTCGGCAATCTCCTTGAGTCGCGTCTGGCGGCCTTTCTTTTGAGGAAGGAATCCCTCATAAACGAATCTGTCTGTAGGGAATCCTGAGTTCACCAGTGCCGGTACAAAGGCCGTAGCACCTGGAAGCGTCTCTACAGCAATTCCTTGCTCCACACAGGCCCGCACCAAGAGGAATCCCGGGTCGGAGATGCCGGGAGTACCTGCATCGGATATCAAAGCCAGTGTGTTGCCCGATTCCATCTGAGCAATGATGTCCTCAAGCACCTTGTGCTCATTATGCTGATGAAAAGGCCGCATGGAAGTCTCGATGCCGTGATGCTGCAAAAGTTTGGCACTGGTGCGCGTATCCTCGGCCAGAATCAAGTCGACCTTCTTTAGAATATCAATGGCCCGCAGTGTGATATCCGCGAGATTTCCAATAGGCGTAGGGACAATGTAGAGCACAGCTCAGAGCTTATTAACGAAGAGGGTGAGAAGCTTGAAGATATCATTGTATTCTTCAAAAGTGAGATTGCTACTGACATCATAAATGTCATGATAGGCGGTAGAACCTCCCAGAGCGTAGATAAATATGGCTGGAACTCCGGCCTCTGAGAAGTAGTAGTGATCGCTATTCGGTGCCTGTCCCCTAGCCTTTATCTGAGGAAGTAGATCATGTGTTCGATTCAGGGTTTCCAATAGGTCGAATTCCCTGGTCTGGGACCGAGCATTGACCACGGTGATACCCTCTACTCCAGAACCCATGAGGTCCAGATTGATCACAAACTTCAGATTCTCGAGAGGGAACAGCGGATTCTCCACGAAATATCGAGAACCTACCAGACCGGCTTCTTCTCCTGCAAAAGCAATGAATGCCAAGGTGCATTCCGGTGGATAATCCATGTAGTGCTTGGCCAAACTGAGGATATATGCCGTTCCAGAAGCATTGTCATTGGCCCCAAAGAAGCAGGCATCATCCCCCATCATTCCGAGGTGATCATAATGGGCAGTAAAGGCGATCAATGAATCAGGATACTTGCTGCCCGGAATATATCCGATGACATTTTTGGAAGTGAACGATGACTCGAAGACCGCTTCTATCTTGATCTCGACCAGACTGCCATCGACCAGCAGATTCGAGGCACATTCGATGATGGGGTATTCGAGCTGTTGGTTACTGACTCCCCAAGTGCGCTTCTCGTCCTTCAGCCAAATGACGGGTGCGAAATCGCTGAGGAGATATTTAAGTTGCCGGGCTTCTTTAAGCACTTCTTTCTCTTCGACATCCTGCATATCCAAAACGATGAGGCAATTCTCGCATTCTTCTTGGAGCACTTCCAATGAAGGGAGGGTCTGTAGGTTGTTCCCATCGTAGACCTGAGCTCTGAGTCTCCCGGCAAACAAAGGAGAGGCCGGGTCCACAATGAAGTCAGCTCCAGGTTGCATCTCTTGACTATCGATGGTCAGTTCCATCTTGCCAGGAAAGGTGTTGACCTTATGATCGAATTCCTGGAAATAATGTTTCCCATAAGGCTTCAGCCCGAGATTCTTGAATTCTGCTGCGATGTGCTGGGCTGCCCGATCGAGTCCCCTGTCCACATACCCTCTGCCCTTCATGCGTGCTGAGGAGAGGATCTCTGCCTGCTCTTTAACGTAGGAGATATCCTGCCCATTTCCCAGAGAAAAAGCCACCAAGCAAGATATCAGCAGTAAGGCCCTCATCTATACTTCCGTTCTGTCAGCTCCTTCAGATCCACGATCAGAGGATGGTCCTCAGCATAGCCTTTGGCCCCACTCTGGGCGATCACCTGCCAGGCTGCATCCAGGTCTTCGGCTTGGTCCATATGCTCGATCGTGCGTTTGAAGGCCTCATCGTCTCCACCGAAGATCTGATCCACTAGACCGACTTTGAGGTTGATACTCAAAGCTTTGGAGATCGAGTCTATATTAGAGACTTCCAGTTTCTCAGCCAATGTCACCTGTTGGTGCTCTGAGTGATTCTCATTTATAGAGACATCCCGACTCAATTCTTCGATACTGTCGATCAAGGAGATCTGATTCCCCGCTTGATCATTCTCCTCCTCTGCCTCTGAAAGCATAGCCGGTTCGGGTTCTCGTGCCTCCTGAGCCTCTTCATGACCCTCCTGTTCCTCAACAGCTTCCGGTCGAGTGGTCAGAGTCTCCATGGCCTTATACCGAATAATGACAGTGCGCTCTTCCAATTCACGTAGATCGGCCAAGAGCGCATCCATTTCATGTAAGGTACAATCCCCGTCAGAGAGCTTGGATAGGTAGCGATCGACACGTTCGCGCAACGTTTGAATACTCTCGAATGCTTGTTCTTTATTCATCTCAAATAGAAACAGGGGTCAAATTTGAATAATTTCGGCTCTTGGTCAACATCACTCAAGGGATTGACCGACCGTATGTTCTTGGACGACACTACAAAAAGAGGGCCGAAAAGAGGCTGGATAGAGGTCATTTGCGGGAGTATGTTCTCCGGTAAGACCGAGGAATTGCTCAGGCGACTCAGACGATCCCAGATCGCTGGGCAGCGTGTGGAGATATTCAAGCCTACAGTGGATACACGCTATGACGATACCGAAGTTGTGAGTCACGATAAGAATAGCATCCCCTCCGTTGCGGTGGATCATTCAAGGGATATTCTTCTCAAGATCAAAGAATTCGATGTAGTTGGAGTCGATGAGGCTCAATTCTTCGATGAGATGCTGCCCGATGTATGCGATGCCATGGCCAATCAAGGAATACGTGTGATCGTAGCGGGCTTGGATATGGACTTCTCGGGTAAACCCTTTGGTCCTATCCCAGAATTACTCGCACGGGCAGAACATGTGACCAAGGTGCATGCCATCTGTATGGAGTGCGGGGGATCGGCCGTATATAGCTATCGTACTACCGATCAGGATGAACAAGTGGTCCTCGGTCAACAGGATAATTATGCTCCACTTTGCAGGACCTGCTACAATGCGCACAGCAAAGAAGACTCTCCGAGCGAATGATCTATTCCCTCACAGAGATCGCATCCATCTGTCAAGGAGAACACTTAGGTGAGGATCGAGAGGTCGATCATTTCGTCACGGATAGCAGGAGGTTGCACTCGGCCCGCAACAGTCTCTTCATCGCCCTAGTGGGTCCACGGCATGATGGGCATGACTTCATACAGCAAGCCATCGATTCAGGTGTACAGGCATTCTTGGTCCAGCGCAAGATGCCCCTTCCTGAA
This genomic window contains:
- a CDS encoding DUF4301 family protein; amino-acid sequence: MESLIQDMIQAGVPEDLAYEQCRLIERGVRYVDLFSSASIQNGISKLDAAQVDVLAESYDQRSQEVTVLKFVPASGAATRMFKDLISEWKTGEPNPGSDLFFEQLSDIPFAHLLDIAAAREEILEQLLSTERLDMDNRPKGSILFHRYPDEVRTAFEEHLVEGVEYASSGGKVHLHFTLSPDHIEDVKSSLHAWAKDYAERLDCTYDLQFSIQLPFTDTVPFDLQGRPLMNGERVLTRPGGHGSLIYNLNKLDADMIFIKNIDNVVPDKHRGDTVRYKKALAGMLIEARKEARGMISDLKASDDEATRARAIHFLERMGLKLE
- a CDS encoding aldehyde dehydrogenase, coding for MQESMIANYINGELVPPKGGKYLDNFEPATGNVYSQIPDSDEEDIEMAVAAAKTAYDSWSSTPKQERSRIILRIAQLIEERSEELAQAESRDNGKPLWLARKVDIPRAASNMHFYGTAILHYASSAHAMEGHAVNYTLRSPLGVVACISPWNLPLYLFTWKIAPALAAGNCVIAKPSEVTPYSAYLFSQICIEAGLPSGVLNIVHGLGAKTGGVLSGHPDVKAISFTGGTSTGETIARTAAPLFKKLSLELGGKNPNIIFEDCDFDEMLKTTMRSSFANQGQICLCGSRILVQKGIYERFKKEFVERTEALKVGPPVDPESKMGAMVSKAHLEKVLAYVELAKEEGGTILTGGDRVRLSGELAEGWYMRPTIIEGLDQSCRTNQEEIFGPVVTIMPFDTEEDALQAANATRYGLSATVWTSDLQKAHRMAQEIEAGIVWINTWLLRDLRTPFGGVKDSGVGREGGFDALDFFTEPKNVCIKL
- the rsmI gene encoding 16S rRNA (cytidine(1402)-2'-O)-methyltransferase; translated protein: MLYIVPTPIGNLADITLRAIDILKKVDLILAEDTRTSAKLLQHHGIETSMRPFHQHNEHKVLEDIIAQMESGNTLALISDAGTPGISDPGFLLVRACVEQGIAVETLPGATAFVPALVNSGFPTDRFVYEGFLPQKKGRQTRLKEIAEEQRTVVLYESPHRIVRLLKELSEVLSEGRKVSVSRELSKIHEETLRGLPAQLQEHFEAHPPKGEFVVVVDAIKRKKAS
- a CDS encoding M28 family peptidase; translated protein: MAFSLGNGQDISYVKEQAEILSSARMKGRGYVDRGLDRAAQHIAAEFKNLGLKPYGKHYFQEFDHKVNTFPGKMELTIDSQEMQPGADFIVDPASPLFAGRLRAQVYDGNNLQTLPSLEVLQEECENCLIVLDMQDVEEKEVLKEARQLKYLLSDFAPVIWLKDEKRTWGVSNQQLEYPIIECASNLLVDGSLVEIKIEAVFESSFTSKNVIGYIPGSKYPDSLIAFTAHYDHLGMMGDDACFFGANDNASGTAYILSLAKHYMDYPPECTLAFIAFAGEEAGLVGSRYFVENPLFPLENLKFVINLDLMGSGVEGITVVNARSQTREFDLLETLNRTHDLLPQIKARGQAPNSDHYYFSEAGVPAIFIYALGGSTAYHDIYDVSSNLTFEEYNDIFKLLTLFVNKL
- a CDS encoding thymidine kinase, which codes for MFLDDTTKRGPKRGWIEVICGSMFSGKTEELLRRLRRSQIAGQRVEIFKPTVDTRYDDTEVVSHDKNSIPSVAVDHSRDILLKIKEFDVVGVDEAQFFDEMLPDVCDAMANQGIRVIVAGLDMDFSGKPFGPIPELLARAEHVTKVHAICMECGGSAVYSYRTTDQDEQVVLGQQDNYAPLCRTCYNAHSKEDSPSE